Proteins found in one Solitalea lacus genomic segment:
- a CDS encoding Fic family protein, whose protein sequence is MAGSGLEPLKEEGLTAKSESLIPLSESGEQVRERVTAPLQKRKPVGYRREFIESYRPNIDSYLTLKEKMKLAAIGQAAGDQPAGTYARQILNRLLIDLSWNSSRLEGNTYSLLDTERLIEQGETDETKSALEAQMILNHKDAIEFMVETATEIGFNSFTVRNVHAMLANNLLSDPEAPGRLRIIPVGITGSVFTPLAIPQLISEFFELILAKASEINNPFEQSFFIMVHLPYLQPFDDVNKRVSRLSANIPFIKSNFSPLSFTDVPDDIYTQGMVGVYELNDISLLKDVFMWGYERSAARYAVVRQSLGEPDPFRLKYRNQIRETINTIIAGTLNSKMAAEHIRVRATDFPVEDQAPFIEAVETELLALHDGNFARYRVSPKEFKHWRDNW, encoded by the coding sequence TTGGCAGGATCTGGGCTAGAACCACTTAAAGAGGAGGGTTTAACCGCTAAATCAGAAAGTTTAATCCCACTTTCCGAAAGCGGTGAACAGGTGCGAGAAAGGGTTACAGCTCCCCTGCAAAAAAGAAAACCCGTCGGCTACCGACGCGAATTCATAGAGAGCTACCGGCCTAACATTGACTCTTATTTAACCCTAAAAGAGAAAATGAAATTGGCAGCCATTGGACAGGCCGCAGGTGATCAGCCGGCAGGAACGTACGCACGACAAATACTGAACCGTCTCCTCATAGATCTTTCCTGGAACTCCAGTAGGTTGGAAGGAAATACTTATAGTCTCCTGGATACTGAGCGCTTAATTGAACAAGGTGAGACTGATGAGACCAAGTCTGCCTTGGAAGCGCAAATGATCTTAAACCACAAGGATGCCATTGAGTTTATGGTAGAAACAGCAACAGAGATCGGGTTCAATAGTTTCACCGTACGAAATGTACATGCTATGCTTGCCAACAACTTGTTAAGTGACCCGGAAGCACCAGGTAGGCTCCGCATTATTCCAGTAGGAATAACAGGTTCAGTTTTTACACCTTTGGCCATTCCTCAATTGATTAGTGAATTTTTTGAATTGATTTTAGCAAAAGCGTCGGAGATCAATAACCCATTCGAACAATCGTTTTTTATCATGGTGCATTTACCTTATTTGCAACCATTTGATGACGTCAATAAACGCGTGTCGCGCCTGTCTGCAAATATCCCCTTCATTAAGAGTAACTTTTCACCTCTGTCATTCACAGATGTGCCAGACGATATTTACACACAAGGCATGGTAGGTGTTTACGAACTTAATGATATAAGCCTGCTTAAGGACGTATTCATGTGGGGTTATGAGCGCTCAGCAGCAAGGTATGCAGTCGTTCGTCAGTCATTGGGTGAACCAGACCCCTTTCGTCTAAAGTACAGGAACCAGATCAGGGAAACGATCAACACCATTATCGCAGGAACCTTGAACTCGAAAATGGCAGCTGAACATATCAGGGTTAGGGCTACTGACTTTCCTGTAGAAGATCAAGCTCCTTTTATTGAAGCTGTAGAAACAGAATTATTAGCTTTACATGATGGTAACTTCGCCCGTTATCGGGTAAGTCCCAAAGAATTTAAACACTGGAGAGATAATTGGTAA
- a CDS encoding peptidase M61, translating into MKKIFSLFILVSMVAPVFAQQPYHYKVDLTKASKNTVQVTLRTPKMSKKEVNFLMPAIIPGTYMLSNFGRFISNLKAYDKKGKELPVAHEKLSNSWKIGKATRLDNVSYTVEDTWHQPFDAGVYPMGGTSIQPGKNFSINAPGFFGYFENMEKAPCELEFVKPQGFYGSSALEVINSSDSSDLFKVKSVYDLYDSPIMYCKPDTASINLGQTKVLVSVYKPDGKKYAGMLASQMKQLLTATQNYLGGKLPIKKYAFLYNFSNKAPMQGALEHNNSSFYAMDNMTEAKMKNTIVSISAHEFFHILTPLSISSKEIKEFNYQQPVLSKHLWLYEGTTEYDAHHLQVLYGLTDYQQFFKTLSKKIATSQSQYIDTLPFTIMSKEVATTYKKQYGNVYEKGALIGACLDIYLLHLSSGKYGLGQLKHDLGIKFGQDKYFDDDRLFDEIAALSFPEVKDFLNKYVAGNTPIPYTEFFAMAGVDYHTRLQRYIYSIGQPGIATMAGNKASVVGVSNLDEVGKKLGYKLMDEIVSLNGQPVTGKDFSEILDRQRAPWKAGDMLTIVVKRRNDAGEMEQKTLTAPVSVKERITETYKMTLMDDKDITPLQRAVRNAWLKNGCS; encoded by the coding sequence ATGAAGAAAATTTTTTCGCTGTTTATTCTTGTCAGCATGGTAGCCCCGGTATTTGCCCAGCAACCGTACCACTACAAAGTTGACCTCACAAAAGCATCCAAAAATACCGTACAGGTAACATTGCGTACGCCAAAAATGAGCAAAAAGGAAGTAAATTTCCTGATGCCTGCTATCATTCCGGGTACTTATATGCTCAGCAATTTTGGCCGTTTTATCTCCAATCTGAAAGCCTATGATAAAAAGGGGAAGGAATTACCTGTAGCCCATGAAAAGCTTAGCAACAGCTGGAAAATTGGCAAAGCCACCAGGCTTGATAATGTCTCCTACACGGTGGAAGATACCTGGCACCAGCCCTTTGATGCAGGTGTATATCCAATGGGCGGAACGAGCATTCAACCTGGTAAAAACTTTTCAATCAATGCCCCCGGCTTTTTCGGTTATTTCGAAAACATGGAGAAAGCGCCGTGTGAATTGGAGTTTGTAAAACCGCAGGGTTTTTACGGCTCTTCGGCACTGGAGGTTATTAACAGCAGCGACAGTTCCGATTTGTTTAAGGTAAAAAGTGTTTACGATCTCTACGATTCACCTATTATGTATTGCAAGCCCGATACCGCCAGTATAAACCTGGGCCAAACAAAGGTATTAGTTTCGGTGTACAAGCCGGATGGTAAAAAATATGCTGGTATGCTGGCCAGCCAAATGAAGCAATTGCTTACTGCTACGCAAAACTATCTTGGTGGAAAGCTTCCCATAAAAAAATATGCCTTCCTATATAATTTTTCGAACAAAGCTCCAATGCAAGGCGCTTTAGAACATAATAATTCTTCCTTTTATGCAATGGATAATATGACAGAGGCTAAAATGAAGAACACGATTGTGAGCATTTCGGCTCATGAATTCTTTCACATCCTCACACCGCTATCCATCAGTTCAAAAGAAATTAAGGAATTCAACTATCAGCAACCCGTTTTGTCGAAGCATTTGTGGCTGTACGAAGGTACCACAGAGTACGATGCGCATCACTTGCAGGTGTTGTATGGCCTTACTGATTACCAGCAATTCTTTAAAACACTTTCGAAGAAGATAGCAACCTCGCAGAGTCAATATATTGATACGCTGCCTTTTACTATTATGAGTAAAGAAGTAGCTACCACCTACAAAAAGCAGTATGGTAATGTGTATGAAAAGGGCGCTTTAATTGGCGCCTGTCTCGATATTTATTTGCTGCATCTTTCGAGTGGCAAGTATGGATTGGGTCAGTTAAAGCACGACCTCGGCATTAAGTTTGGCCAGGATAAGTACTTTGACGACGATAGGCTGTTTGATGAAATTGCCGCACTTAGTTTTCCTGAAGTAAAGGATTTTTTAAACAAATATGTGGCAGGCAATACTCCTATTCCATACACCGAATTTTTTGCAATGGCTGGTGTTGATTACCATACCCGTTTGCAGAGGTATATATATTCTATCGGGCAGCCCGGTATTGCTACGATGGCAGGAAACAAAGCAAGTGTTGTAGGTGTAAGCAACTTGGATGAAGTAGGCAAAAAACTGGGTTATAAATTGATGGATGAAATTGTAAGCCTGAATGGGCAGCCTGTTACCGGTAAAGATTTCAGTGAAATACTCGACCGCCAGCGTGCACCCTGGAAGGCAGGTGATATGCTGACCATTGTGGTAAAACGGAGGAACGATGCCGGAGAGATGGAGCAAAAAACATTAACAGCCCCTGTTTCAGTAAAAGAACGCATCACGGAAACCTATAAAATGACCCTGATGGATGATAAGGATATTACCCCCTTGCAGCGTGCCGTTCGCAATGCCTGGCTGAAAAATGGTTGCAGTTAA
- a CDS encoding PDDEXK nuclease domain-containing protein: protein MTNIKTLIDYFNNLLHNSGLMYHDIGKMILSRQQTEGWGNAVIPRIARDIRNDLSEMKGFSERNLGYMVQFAKAYPEYSILQQPVAKLPWSHNIVLLQSVKEADVRNWYAEECLKNGWGRVALTKQIKQNLWGRQGKATHNFQQTLPSLQSDLAQETLKDPYNFDFLTLTETFNERELEAGLVGHIEKFLLELGSGFAFVGRQYPLTVSDREFFIDLLFRNFRV from the coding sequence GTGACTAATATAAAGACACTTATCGATTACTTTAATAATCTATTGCATAATTCAGGATTAATGTATCATGATATAGGGAAGATGATCCTTTCACGACAGCAGACAGAAGGCTGGGGCAATGCTGTAATTCCCCGAATTGCTCGTGATATTCGGAATGATCTGTCGGAAATGAAGGGCTTTTCTGAAAGAAACCTTGGATATATGGTACAATTTGCCAAAGCTTATCCTGAGTATTCAATTTTGCAACAGCCTGTTGCAAAATTGCCATGGAGCCATAATATTGTACTGCTTCAATCCGTAAAGGAAGCGGACGTACGAAACTGGTACGCTGAGGAATGTCTTAAAAATGGCTGGGGAAGAGTGGCTTTAACCAAGCAGATAAAACAAAATTTGTGGGGCAGGCAAGGAAAGGCGACGCATAATTTTCAGCAAACCTTGCCATCGCTGCAGTCTGATTTAGCCCAAGAAACATTAAAAGACCCATATAATTTCGATTTCCTTACACTTACCGAAACGTTTAATGAACGGGAACTGGAAGCCGGGTTGGTAGGACATATAGAGAAGTTTTTACTGGAATTAGGCAGCGGCTTTGCTTTTGTGGGACGTCAGTACCCTTTAACCGTTTCTGACCGGGAATTTTTTATCGATCTTCTTTTTAGGAATTTCCGAGTATGA
- a CDS encoding IS1380 family transposase codes for MVNLPIEYSDKPVTPFGGMSLLKRMLDKTQIYEQLNKLALPVAGSNRGYLPSDIVRSFWLGIWTGASRYIHCDWVRYDTVLQDIFGLKQMPSQSTYSRFFNKFNQAKNTEVFPALQQWFMEQLEINTITVDFDSTVITRYGEQEGSAVGYNPNKKGRNSHHPLMAFISQTRMVANAWLRPGNTAASSNCVAFMQETFDCCLQGKKVGLVRGDSGFYTEEILDYLEQKRLNYVVAVRMYPNIKSEVLCRSAWITLSKGIELSEMTFSHSQGKPRRYIIVKKRVEDRPNCTGKLLFEDMPGYRFSCYVTNLDLPLDQVWNIYNSRADCENRIKELKQDFGLENFCMQNFWATEASFRFIMVAYNLISLFRHFALNEHNKATHQTLKSYCFALGAWTATHANRKVLKISLPLKKRQWMDGLFAKIDLLDGKFSYSNA; via the coding sequence ATGGTTAATTTGCCCATAGAGTATTCAGACAAACCCGTAACCCCATTTGGCGGGATGAGTTTACTAAAGCGCATGCTTGATAAGACCCAGATTTATGAACAGCTTAATAAACTGGCACTGCCTGTTGCAGGCTCCAATCGGGGATATTTACCATCGGATATTGTTCGGTCCTTTTGGTTAGGTATTTGGACGGGGGCCAGTCGTTACATTCATTGCGACTGGGTAAGATACGATACGGTTCTTCAAGACATTTTCGGTCTGAAGCAGATGCCTTCTCAGAGCACCTATAGTCGATTTTTCAATAAATTCAATCAAGCCAAAAATACAGAAGTATTCCCTGCCCTGCAGCAGTGGTTCATGGAGCAGCTGGAAATCAACACAATTACGGTTGATTTTGACAGTACCGTTATTACCCGGTATGGAGAACAGGAAGGCAGTGCCGTAGGTTATAATCCCAATAAAAAGGGCAGGAACTCCCATCATCCTCTGATGGCTTTTATCAGCCAAACCAGAATGGTGGCCAATGCCTGGTTGCGACCCGGAAATACCGCGGCCAGTTCTAATTGCGTAGCATTTATGCAGGAAACCTTTGATTGTTGTCTGCAGGGGAAGAAAGTGGGTTTGGTTCGTGGAGATAGTGGCTTCTATACCGAAGAAATCCTTGATTACCTTGAGCAAAAGCGGCTAAACTACGTGGTAGCCGTCAGAATGTATCCCAATATAAAAAGCGAAGTACTCTGCCGGAGCGCATGGATTACCCTTAGCAAAGGAATAGAGTTGAGTGAAATGACTTTCAGCCATTCACAAGGTAAGCCAAGGCGGTATATTATTGTCAAAAAACGGGTAGAGGATCGGCCTAATTGCACAGGTAAACTTCTTTTTGAGGATATGCCAGGGTATCGGTTTAGTTGCTATGTGACCAATTTGGATTTACCTCTTGACCAGGTATGGAACATTTATAATTCAAGGGCCGATTGCGAGAATCGGATTAAAGAGCTCAAACAAGATTTTGGTCTGGAAAACTTCTGCATGCAAAACTTTTGGGCAACAGAAGCCTCCTTCCGGTTCATCATGGTAGCCTATAACCTGATTAGTCTTTTTAGACACTTTGCTTTAAATGAACACAATAAAGCTACCCACCAAACACTAAAATCCTATTGCTTTGCATTAGGAGCCTGGACTGCAACTCATGCCAACAGAAAAGTGCTAAAAATCTCATTGCCCCTCAAAAAGCGGCAATGGATGGATGGATTATTTGCTAAAATTGACCTGCTGGATGGTAAGTTCTCCTATTCTAATGCATAA